CCGATGAATTCGTGGATCCCCGACGGCTTACCCGCCTTGTCGTCGACGAATACGTAGTCCAGGGTCTTGACGAGCACCGGCTTGCCGTCGCGCAGTTCGTATTTGGTGGTACCGGTGGAGCCGACCACCTGCTCGGGCGGGATACCGTAGACGCGCTGCGAGAACACCCGCATGAAATCCGCGCCGCCGCCGGAAACGATGTAGGTGCGGAACCCGTTGTCCCGCAGATAGTTCAGGAGCTGTTGCTGCGGTTCGTAGGTCAGTTGGTCATAGGGCTTGTCGAATCGGGGATGCCGCGCGGTCGCCATCCAGTCGGTCACCCGCTGGTTGAACTCGTCGGTGGTCATCCCGGTATGGGTGAGCGCCAAGACGCGCAGCAGTCCCTCATGCCGGTCGCCCGCGAGCAGAGCCGCGACATCGCCCTTGAGCGCCGCCTGCACCATGGGGTCGGCGGCCAGCGCCGGCTCCTGCGGTGCCCGGCGCTTGAGTTCGTCGATGACGAACGCCGCCTGGAACGGCAACGGCGCCTCGGCCCACAACGTGCCGTCGTTGTCGAATACCGCGACGCGGTCCTCCGGAGCGACGAAATCGGGGGTGTCCGCGGTCGTGACCTTCTTGACGAACTCGGTGATCGAATCCTTCGCCGCCGTGTCGTTCCATGCGGACAACGGATCTGCGGCACCGTCCTTCGACGCACAACCGGTGATGCACAGCAATACGGTGAGCAGGACCGCCAGCAGATTGCGCATGGCCCCCACACTGCTATGGCGCCGGGGTGCCGTCCAGCACCCGCGTTCCGTATGTTCAACGGCATGAGCGCCAATTCGAAGTGGACCGAGGCCGACGTCCCCGATCAGTCCGGCCGGATCGCGATCGTCACCGGCTCGAACACCGGCCTGGGCTACGAGACCGCGCGTGTGCTCGCCGCCAGGGGCGCGCACGTCGTCATCGCGGTACGCAACCTGGACAAGGGCCGTGACGCCGTCGACCGGATCACCGCCGCCGTACCCAAGGCCGACCTCAAGCTGCAGCAGCTGGATGTGGGTTCGCTGGATTCGGTCCGCACCGGCGCCGACGAACTCAAGGCCGCCTATCCGCGGATCGACCTGCTGATCAACAACGCCGGGGTGATGTATCCGCCCAAGCAGACCACCGTCGACGGCTTCGAGCTGCAGTTCGGCACCAACCATCTGGGTGCGTTCGCGCTGACCGGCCTGCTGCTGGATCACCTGCTCGGAGTCGAGGGGTCGCGCGTGGTCGCGGTCGCCAGCGTCGCGCACCGGATCCAGGCCGCCATCCACTTCGACGATCTGCAGTGGGAACGCAGCTACAACCGGGTTGCCGCCTACGGGCAGTCCAAGTTGTCGAATCTGTTGTTCACCTATGAGCTGCAGCGCCGGCTGGCCGCCAAGAACGAGCCGACGATCGCGGTCGCCGCCCACCCCGGCCTGTCGAACACCGAACTCATGCGCCACATCCCGGGCACCGGTCTGCCCGGCTACAACCAGCTCGCCGCCCTGTTCACCAACAGCCCGGCCAAGGGGGCGCTGGCCACGCTGCGCGCCGCCACCGATCCCGACGTGCGCGGCGGCCAGTACTACGGACCCGACGGATTCCGCGAAATGGTCGGCTACCCCAAGCTCGTGAAATCCAGCAAGCAGTCGCATGACGAGGAGCTGCAGCGCCGGCTCTGGACGGTGTCCGAAGAGCTCACCGGCGTCAGCTTCCCGGTGTGATGATGCGGACCGTCGAAGAACACCAGAAGGTGGTCGCCGGGTTGATCAAAGCCCGTGCACCGCAGGATCTTCCGTTGAACGACACCCTCGGGCTGGTGCTCGCGGCCGATGTGGTGGCCCCGTTGTCGCTGCCCGGCTTCGACAATTCGGCGATGGATGGCTATGCCGTCGTCGCCGAAGACGTCGCGTCCGCTACCGAAGACACCCCGGCGCGGCTCCCGGTCGCCGAGGACATCCCGGCCGGCCGCACCGATCCGCTGACGCTGCAGCCCGGAACGGTGCACCGCATCATGACCGGGGCCCCACTGCCCTCCGGTGCCACCGCGGTGGTTCCGGTCGAGGCCACCGACGGCGCGACGGACACGGTGACGATCCGCGCGGCCGCCCGGCCGGGCCAGCACGTGCGCCGGGCCGGTGAGGACGTCACCGCGGGCACCACCGTGCTGCACGCCGGTCAGGTGATCACCCCGGCCGCCCTCGGCCTGGCCGCGGCGCTGGGACTGGCCACCCTGCCCGTGCTGCCGCCGCAGCGGGTGATGGTGATGTCCACCGGCACCGAGTTGGTGGCTCCGGGCACCGAGCTGCAGCCGGGACAGATCTATGAGTCGAATGCGGTGATGCTGGCTGCTGCAGTCCGCGATGCCGGGGCCGAGGCCACCATCGCCCCGATGTCCGCCGACGACGTCGACGCCTTCCGCAGCGCACTGGCCGCCCACGCCGGCGACGCCGATCTGATCATCACCACCGGCGGCGTCAGCGCGGGCGCGTACGAGGTTGTCAAGGATTCGTT
Above is a window of Mycolicibacterium boenickei DNA encoding:
- a CDS encoding HAD family hydrolase: MRNLLAVLLTVLLCITGCASKDGAADPLSAWNDTAAKDSITEFVKKVTTADTPDFVAPEDRVAVFDNDGTLWAEAPLPFQAAFVIDELKRRAPQEPALAADPMVQAALKGDVAALLAGDRHEGLLRVLALTHTGMTTDEFNQRVTDWMATARHPRFDKPYDQLTYEPQQQLLNYLRDNGFRTYIVSGGGADFMRVFSQRVYGIPPEQVVGSTGTTKYELRDGKPVLVKTLDYVFVDDKAGKPSGIHEFIGRRPILAVGNSDGDQAMLEYTTIDNPRPSLGVLVHHTDADREYAYDANPPSSGKLVTALQAAEPNGWTVIDMKNDWKSVFSQ
- a CDS encoding SDR family NAD(P)-dependent oxidoreductase; its protein translation is MSANSKWTEADVPDQSGRIAIVTGSNTGLGYETARVLAARGAHVVIAVRNLDKGRDAVDRITAAVPKADLKLQQLDVGSLDSVRTGADELKAAYPRIDLLINNAGVMYPPKQTTVDGFELQFGTNHLGAFALTGLLLDHLLGVEGSRVVAVASVAHRIQAAIHFDDLQWERSYNRVAAYGQSKLSNLLFTYELQRRLAAKNEPTIAVAAHPGLSNTELMRHIPGTGLPGYNQLAALFTNSPAKGALATLRAATDPDVRGGQYYGPDGFREMVGYPKLVKSSKQSHDEELQRRLWTVSEELTGVSFPV
- the moeA gene encoding molybdopterin molybdotransferase MoeA; amino-acid sequence: MRTVEEHQKVVAGLIKARAPQDLPLNDTLGLVLAADVVAPLSLPGFDNSAMDGYAVVAEDVASATEDTPARLPVAEDIPAGRTDPLTLQPGTVHRIMTGAPLPSGATAVVPVEATDGATDTVTIRAAARPGQHVRRAGEDVTAGTTVLHAGQVITPAALGLAAALGLATLPVLPPQRVMVMSTGTELVAPGTELQPGQIYESNAVMLAAAVRDAGAEATIAPMSADDVDAFRSALAAHAGDADLIITTGGVSAGAYEVVKDSLSDQVEFVKVAMQPGMPQGAGTVNGVPIVTLPGNPVSALVSFEVFVRAPLRAAMGHAAPDRPRRTAQLTEDLTSPRGKRQFRRGVLTEDSVSSYGPPASHHLRWLASANCLLEIAEDVTELPAGSAVPVWDLT